Proteins found in one Micromonospora sp. WMMD1082 genomic segment:
- a CDS encoding LCP family protein: MLLATLAVVGIRVLADRYERTMTREELLDPSARIGRTDLDGPLNYLLVGSDRRPGDTGPEQRTDTILIVHVPAGLREGYLVSVPRDLLVTIPPGGGYPGGEDKINTAYEYGGGGRDGAQLLSATLARLTGIRFDGAALVDFAGLRNVIDLLGGIDLCVRDEVRSIHTDRVFHPGCQRMDGAQALDYVRQRYGLPGGDYDRQTHQQQLLGAMLARAGETRLRTDPVQLHRLIRAVGDSLTVDTNGVPVEDLLLALHGLATDGLRGVQVPSYPQMIDQVSYVRLDSGAEGLFEAVRGTRMPEWAGAHPRWVTRI, encoded by the coding sequence GTGCTGCTGGCCACGCTCGCCGTGGTCGGCATCCGGGTGCTCGCCGACCGGTACGAGCGCACCATGACCCGGGAGGAACTGCTCGACCCGAGCGCCCGCATCGGCCGCACCGACCTGGACGGCCCGCTCAACTACCTGCTCGTCGGATCGGACCGCCGACCCGGTGACACCGGCCCGGAGCAGCGCACCGACACCATCCTGATCGTGCACGTGCCGGCCGGGCTGCGCGAGGGCTATCTGGTCTCCGTGCCACGCGACCTGCTGGTCACCATCCCGCCCGGCGGCGGCTACCCGGGCGGCGAAGACAAGATCAACACCGCCTACGAGTACGGCGGGGGCGGCCGGGACGGTGCCCAGCTGCTCTCGGCCACCCTGGCCCGGCTCACCGGGATCCGCTTCGACGGCGCCGCCCTGGTCGACTTCGCCGGTCTCCGCAACGTGATCGACCTGCTCGGCGGGATCGACCTGTGCGTACGGGACGAGGTGCGCTCGATCCACACCGACCGCGTCTTCCACCCCGGCTGCCAGCGGATGGACGGTGCGCAGGCGCTGGACTACGTGCGGCAACGCTACGGCCTGCCGGGCGGGGACTACGACCGGCAGACCCACCAGCAGCAGTTGCTGGGGGCCATGCTCGCCCGGGCCGGCGAGACCCGGCTGCGCACCGACCCGGTCCAGTTGCACCGGCTCATCCGGGCCGTCGGCGACTCGCTGACCGTGGACACGAACGGCGTACCCGTGGAGGATCTGCTGCTCGCGCTGCACGGCCTCGCCACCGACGGGCTGCGCGGCGTACAGGTACCGTCCTACCCCCAGATGATCGACCAGGTCTCCTACGTCCGACTGGACAGCGGGGCCGAGGGGTTGTTCGAGGCGGTACGCGGCACCCGGATGCCGGAATGGGCCGGGGCCCATCCGCGCTGGGTGACCCGGATCTGA
- a CDS encoding rhodanese-like domain-containing protein, giving the protein MFGPQIPTVTVPEITDETYLLDVREDDEWAAGHAPGAHHLPMMELPARLAEVPTDRDVAVICRSGGRSAQVVAYLMRNGWDQVRNVAGGMGDWAAAGRPVTGSDGQPGRVL; this is encoded by the coding sequence GTGTTCGGACCTCAGATACCCACCGTGACCGTTCCCGAGATCACCGACGAGACGTACCTGCTCGACGTCCGGGAGGACGACGAGTGGGCCGCCGGCCACGCACCCGGCGCCCACCACCTGCCGATGATGGAGCTGCCGGCCCGCCTGGCCGAGGTCCCCACCGATCGGGACGTGGCCGTCATCTGCCGCTCCGGCGGGCGCTCCGCCCAGGTCGTCGCGTACCTCATGCGCAACGGTTGGGACCAGGTGCGCAACGTTGCCGGCGGGATGGGCGACTGGGCGGCCGCCGGGCGGCCGGTGACCGGCTCGGACGGGCAGCCGGGCCGGGTCCTGTAG
- a CDS encoding glycerophosphodiester phosphodiesterase family protein, protein MDGPLVFAHRGASYDLPEHTLAAYLRALDEGADGLECDVRLTRDGHLVCVHDRRLDRTSNGRGLVSARTLGELEQLDFGSWHPGGVPADGDEVLDDSHTRLLTLERLLEAVLGAGRPVRLLVETKHPSRYGGNVERRLVALLRRYGLAEPRPGAPVTVTVMSFSPLAVRRMRMLAPALPTVLLLEVLPRWMSLGRLPFGAGIAGPGIALVRARPALVPALRAAGNQVYVWTVNEPADLDLVTGIGVDGVITDRPAHTLARLRR, encoded by the coding sequence ATGGACGGCCCACTCGTCTTCGCACACCGTGGCGCGTCGTACGACCTGCCGGAGCACACCCTCGCCGCCTACCTGCGCGCCCTCGACGAGGGCGCCGACGGGCTGGAGTGTGACGTCCGGCTGACCCGCGACGGGCACCTCGTCTGCGTACACGATCGCCGGCTGGACCGGACCAGCAACGGCCGCGGGCTGGTCAGCGCCCGCACCCTCGGCGAGTTGGAGCAGCTCGACTTCGGCTCCTGGCATCCGGGCGGCGTACCGGCCGACGGCGACGAGGTGCTCGACGACTCGCACACCCGGCTGCTCACCCTCGAACGGCTGCTGGAGGCCGTCCTCGGCGCCGGCCGCCCCGTCCGGCTGCTGGTGGAGACGAAACACCCGTCCCGCTACGGCGGGAACGTGGAGCGCCGGCTGGTCGCCCTGCTGCGCCGGTACGGGCTGGCCGAACCGCGTCCCGGCGCCCCGGTGACGGTCACCGTGATGTCCTTCTCCCCGCTGGCCGTACGCCGGATGCGGATGCTGGCTCCCGCGCTGCCGACCGTGCTGCTGCTGGAGGTGCTGCCCCGCTGGATGAGCCTGGGTCGGCTGCCGTTCGGTGCCGGCATCGCCGGCCCGGGGATCGCGCTGGTCCGGGCCCGCCCCGCGCTGGTGCCGGCGCTGCGGGCCGCTGGCAACCAGGTCTACGTCTGGACGGTGAACGAGCCGGCCGACCTCGACCTCGTGACGGGCATCGGGGTGGACGGCGTGATCACCGATCGTCCGGCGCACACTCTCGCCCGGCTGCGCCGGTAA